From Rudanella lutea DSM 19387, a single genomic window includes:
- a CDS encoding two-component regulator propeller domain-containing protein has product MNLRHVLPFLGLLVALARPDALSQPDGIAFSHLTVEEGLSQSSVYAIVQDTQGFMWFGTRDGLNRYDARRVNVYQYPSGRKGGFASNTINALLLDRSGQLWAGTSKGLTRYRPQQDDFERISIAPADFAEVPDSLVNALLEDSHRNLWVGTQRGLYRLRRESLRYESVKKLIQTGADLSSRQIRTLYEDPHGILWVGTANGLTRLRPTPSGRFELTNYSLESGSAVYQNAFNGVNAVAEDRQGRLWLGTERNGVLLFDRQQGRVISHNAVPRLDLSTQAVRSIQPDGKGDFWIGTMSGLFIVAQDGSRFRALMNHPADPNSLNDNSVRSIFRDRDGSMWVGTYYGGVDMYSPLARQFSAFRPVDRHGSVPFKTASAMLPASGGKQLWLGTEDRGLFLINPDKTIARHFLHDPADARSLSSDRVKCLLADGAQGLWIGTLKGLNYLNLTDGRISRFSHEPNNPNSLPNDRIYDIKRDTDGTLWIATNLGGLCRFDPRTRTFEAFKARPQDANTLSANGTTCLLLDNRHQLWVGTVNGLNRNVTGQNTFVRMAHRDGDTTSLSSNHITCLFQDRKGRLWVGTRDTGLNLLLPDGHTFRHFGRADGFASNMIVSIQEDSHGRLWISTDKGLTEFEPDDGYRVVSYNRYDGLVCKEFTPYSSYQDPAGQMYFGGFNGIITFHPDSIRPNRTAPRLAFAQLRLFNEPVAGLPLGSADEGLTFTHEQNVFSIDFAAFNYVNSAKNRYAYRLVGFDKDWNYVSEPRAMYMNLSPGHYTLQVKGSNNDAVWNQKPLELSIDVLPPFWKTPWAYLLYALVFVGLLRLWSGFNQSRLQLAHELEVEHLEKLRQQELHQTKLNFFTEIAHEIRTPLTLVLGPVEVLTDRYADDPFVQKQVTLVRNSTGRLLRLLNQLLDFRKHETGNIQLQPTETDLVVFLRQITDSFGEHARSANVLLTNEAEVDTLPAWIDAGELEKVMYNLLQNAFKFTPAGGTISVRLQQDFGLTENAIIVVEDTGCGMPATDLQHIFDRFYQAGKTQTRELGFGLGLALSQQIVAQHQGQISVESREANSSGPGFTRFTITLPVRQLAGSAPLPTTGPVALLADLPPADTSPDTQIPSPSVPRNSLQSVADKPIILVVEDQDDIRMYVRDLFTDSYQVFEAADGQVAWEKAAQVLPDLIITDVAMPHMDGFALTHKLKSDPRTSHIPVIMLTAKDSMEHQLTGLQTGADDYVAKPFHPLLLVARVRNLLLVREQLKAKYHRLVTLQPQAPELEHPDAKFLNQLMAVLNANLADPEFNVTSLVGEMGMSRPVLFRKVKMLTDMSVIDLLRTTRLKKAEQLLRQRKASVAEIAFAVGFSDPKYFSRAFRSQFGQTPSEYSAQAAVE; this is encoded by the coding sequence ATGAATCTGAGACACGTTTTACCCTTCCTGGGGCTGCTAGTGGCCCTCGCCCGACCCGATGCCCTGAGCCAGCCCGACGGTATTGCGTTTAGCCATTTGACGGTCGAAGAAGGGCTGTCGCAGAGCAGCGTGTACGCCATTGTGCAGGACACGCAGGGCTTTATGTGGTTCGGCACCCGCGATGGTCTGAACCGGTACGACGCCCGCCGGGTCAATGTGTACCAATACCCGAGCGGCCGAAAAGGGGGCTTTGCATCGAATACCATCAATGCCCTGCTGCTCGACCGGAGCGGCCAACTGTGGGCTGGTACGAGCAAAGGGCTCACCCGGTACCGCCCTCAGCAAGATGATTTTGAGCGCATTTCGATTGCTCCCGCCGATTTTGCCGAAGTACCCGACTCGCTCGTAAACGCGCTACTCGAAGACTCACACCGGAATTTGTGGGTTGGTACGCAGCGGGGTTTGTACCGGCTCCGGCGCGAATCACTCCGGTACGAGTCGGTGAAAAAACTGATTCAAACCGGTGCTGACCTGAGCAGCCGACAGATTCGGACGCTCTACGAAGACCCGCACGGTATTTTGTGGGTGGGTACCGCCAATGGCCTGACCCGGCTCCGCCCGACTCCTTCGGGGCGGTTTGAGCTGACCAACTACTCGCTCGAATCGGGGAGTGCCGTGTACCAGAATGCATTTAACGGGGTCAATGCCGTGGCCGAAGACCGGCAGGGCCGTTTGTGGCTCGGCACCGAACGCAACGGGGTGCTGCTGTTCGACCGGCAACAGGGGCGGGTTATTTCGCATAATGCCGTACCCCGGTTAGACCTGAGCACACAGGCTGTCCGCAGCATTCAGCCCGACGGTAAAGGGGATTTCTGGATCGGAACCATGTCGGGCCTGTTTATTGTGGCGCAGGACGGCAGCCGGTTTCGGGCTTTAATGAATCATCCGGCTGATCCTAACTCGCTCAACGACAATTCAGTCCGATCCATCTTTCGCGACCGCGATGGCTCCATGTGGGTAGGGACGTACTACGGGGGCGTGGACATGTACAGCCCTCTGGCCCGGCAGTTCAGTGCCTTTCGGCCCGTAGACCGGCACGGTAGTGTGCCGTTCAAAACCGCGAGCGCGATGTTGCCCGCGTCGGGTGGAAAACAGCTATGGCTCGGTACAGAAGATCGGGGCCTGTTTCTGATCAATCCCGACAAAACCATTGCCCGTCATTTTTTGCATGACCCGGCCGACGCCCGGAGCCTTTCGAGTGACCGGGTGAAATGTTTGCTCGCCGACGGGGCACAGGGGCTCTGGATTGGCACCCTCAAAGGGTTGAACTACCTGAACCTGACCGACGGCCGGATTAGCCGGTTCTCGCATGAACCGAATAACCCCAATTCGCTGCCCAACGACCGAATTTACGACATCAAACGCGACACCGACGGGACGCTGTGGATTGCCACGAACCTCGGGGGGCTGTGCCGGTTTGACCCGCGTACGCGCACATTCGAAGCATTCAAGGCTCGCCCGCAGGACGCCAATACACTCAGCGCCAACGGGACAACCTGCCTGCTGCTCGACAATCGGCATCAATTGTGGGTGGGAACCGTGAACGGCTTGAACCGAAACGTTACCGGGCAGAATACGTTTGTGCGAATGGCCCACCGCGACGGAGATACTACCTCGCTCAGCAGCAATCATATCACCTGTTTGTTTCAGGACCGGAAAGGCCGTTTGTGGGTGGGTACCCGCGACACCGGCCTGAACCTGCTCTTGCCCGACGGGCATACGTTTCGGCATTTTGGCCGGGCCGATGGGTTTGCCAGCAACATGATTGTGAGCATTCAGGAAGACAGTCACGGGCGCTTGTGGATCAGTACCGACAAGGGCCTGACCGAATTTGAACCCGACGACGGCTACCGGGTGGTATCGTACAACCGCTACGATGGGTTGGTGTGTAAAGAGTTTACGCCCTACTCGTCGTATCAGGACCCCGCCGGGCAGATGTACTTTGGTGGTTTCAACGGCATTATCACGTTTCACCCAGACAGTATTCGGCCAAATCGCACGGCCCCCAGGCTGGCCTTTGCCCAACTTCGCCTGTTCAACGAACCGGTGGCCGGCCTCCCCCTGGGTAGTGCGGATGAAGGGCTCACGTTTACGCACGAGCAAAACGTGTTTTCGATTGATTTTGCGGCTTTCAACTACGTCAATTCGGCCAAGAACCGGTATGCATACCGGCTGGTGGGTTTTGATAAGGACTGGAACTACGTGAGCGAGCCCCGCGCAATGTACATGAACCTGAGTCCGGGCCATTACACCTTGCAGGTAAAAGGCAGCAACAACGATGCCGTCTGGAATCAAAAACCGCTCGAACTAAGCATTGACGTGTTGCCGCCGTTCTGGAAAACACCCTGGGCCTATCTGCTCTACGCGCTGGTATTTGTGGGGCTACTCCGGTTGTGGTCGGGCTTTAATCAGAGTCGGCTGCAACTGGCTCACGAGCTGGAGGTTGAGCATCTGGAGAAGCTGCGTCAGCAGGAGTTGCACCAGACCAAGCTCAACTTTTTTACCGAAATTGCCCACGAAATCCGAACTCCTCTGACCTTGGTTTTGGGGCCTGTGGAGGTGCTGACCGACCGCTACGCCGACGATCCGTTTGTACAGAAACAGGTAACGCTCGTACGAAACAGCACCGGACGGCTGTTGCGGTTGCTGAATCAACTCCTTGATTTTCGGAAGCACGAAACAGGCAATATCCAGCTTCAGCCGACCGAAACCGACCTGGTGGTGTTTCTGCGGCAGATTACCGATTCGTTTGGGGAACATGCCCGCTCGGCGAATGTGCTGCTGACTAACGAGGCTGAGGTGGATACACTACCCGCCTGGATCGACGCGGGCGAGCTCGAAAAGGTGATGTACAACCTCTTGCAGAACGCCTTTAAGTTTACACCCGCCGGGGGGACCATTTCGGTGCGGCTTCAGCAGGATTTTGGCCTGACCGAAAACGCTATCATCGTGGTGGAAGATACAGGCTGTGGTATGCCGGCAACCGATCTTCAGCATATTTTCGACCGGTTTTATCAGGCGGGCAAGACCCAAACCCGCGAATTGGGCTTTGGCCTGGGTCTTGCCCTGAGCCAACAGATTGTGGCGCAACATCAGGGGCAGATTTCCGTCGAGAGCCGCGAAGCCAATTCCAGCGGGCCGGGCTTTACGCGGTTTACGATCACGTTACCGGTTCGGCAGTTGGCCGGGTCGGCTCCGTTGCCAACTACCGGCCCGGTGGCTCTTCTGGCCGATCTGCCACCCGCCGATACCAGCCCCGACACCCAGATTCCGAGTCCCTCTGTTCCGCGCAATTCTCTCCAATCTGTAGCCGATAAACCGATCATACTGGTCGTTGAAGATCAGGACGATATTAGGATGTACGTGCGCGATTTGTTTACTGATTCGTACCAGGTGTTCGAAGCGGCCGATGGGCAAGTGGCTTGGGAAAAAGCCGCACAGGTGCTACCCGATCTGATTATTACCGATGTAGCAATGCCCCATATGGACGGCTTTGCGCTGACGCATAAGCTCAAATCAGACCCCCGCACAAGCCATATTCCGGTGATTATGCTCACGGCCAAAGACTCGATGGAACATCAGCTAACGGGTCTGCAAACCGGTGCCGACGATTACGTGGCCAAGCCGTTTCATCCGTTGCTTTTGGTGGCGCGGGTGCGGAACCTCCTGCTGGTACGGGAACAGCTCAAGGCCAAATACCACCGTCTGGTGACGCTACAACCGCAAGCCCCGGAGTTGGAACACCCTGATGCTAAATTCCTCAATCAGCTGATGGCTGTACTCAACGCCAATCTGGCCGATCCGGAGTTCAACGTAACGAGTCTGGTGGGCGAAATGGGCATGAGCCGACCCGTACTGTTCCGTAAGGTGAAGATGCTCACCGATATGTCGGTGATTGATTTGCTGCGCACGACACGGCTCAAAAAGGCCGAGCAACTACTTCGGCAGCGCAAAGCATCGGTGGCCGAAATTGCCTTCGCGGTAGGCTTCAGCGACCCCAAATATTTCAGCCGGGCGTTCCGAAGTCAGTTTGGTCAGACACCGTCGGAGTACAGTGCACAGGCAGCTGTTGAGTGA